A genomic region of Sulfobacillus acidophilus DSM 10332 contains the following coding sequences:
- a CDS encoding dihydrodipicolinate synthase (PFAM: Dihydrodipicolinate synthetase family~TIGRFAM: dihydrodipicolinate synthase~COGs: COG0329 Dihydrodipicolinate synthase/N-acetylneuraminate lyase~HAMAP: Dihydrodipicolinate synthase~InterPro IPR002220:IPR005263~KEGG: hmo:HM1_2332 dihydrodipicolinate synthase~PFAM: Dihydrodipicolinate synthetase~PRIAM: Dihydrodipicolinate synthase~SPTR: Dihydrodipicolinate synthase;~TIGRFAM: Dihydrodipicolinate synthase subfamily), translating into MQWPRLITAMVTPFTENGELDEERAESLAHWLIEQGSEGLVVAGTTGESPTLTPDERERLFRAVRRGAPTATVLMGTGTNNTEHAREMSHQAAEWGADGVLLVTPYYNKPPQDGLFHHFVRITRDLPIPAMLYNVPGRTGVNLEARTVRRIIDASPNVIAIKEAGGTIQGFEQLREHCPDLTIYSGDDALFYPSLGLGTYGVVSVAAHVVGPEMARMIGAFVGGQGAEAQRLHLMLAPLFRDLFSWPNPIPVKWLLNHIGVPVGPVRLPLVFPEDQTALNRLADEFESIRASRSSAAFLS; encoded by the coding sequence ATGCAGTGGCCCCGTTTAATCACGGCTATGGTGACCCCATTTACCGAGAATGGCGAATTAGATGAAGAGCGCGCCGAATCGCTCGCCCATTGGTTAATCGAGCAAGGATCGGAAGGTTTGGTGGTCGCCGGAACCACCGGGGAATCGCCCACGTTGACGCCCGATGAACGCGAACGGCTGTTCCGTGCGGTCCGGCGAGGAGCTCCTACCGCGACCGTCTTGATGGGAACCGGTACGAACAATACCGAGCACGCCCGGGAAATGTCGCACCAAGCCGCCGAGTGGGGAGCCGATGGCGTTCTACTGGTCACCCCCTACTACAATAAACCCCCGCAAGACGGTTTGTTCCACCACTTCGTCCGGATTACCCGGGATTTACCGATCCCCGCCATGCTCTATAACGTGCCCGGCCGAACCGGTGTCAACCTCGAAGCCCGCACCGTCCGCCGCATTATCGATGCCTCCCCTAATGTGATTGCGATCAAAGAAGCCGGCGGCACGATTCAAGGATTTGAACAGTTGCGGGAGCATTGCCCCGACCTCACGATTTATTCCGGCGACGACGCCCTCTTCTATCCCTCGTTGGGCTTAGGAACCTATGGGGTGGTCAGTGTAGCGGCACATGTCGTCGGCCCGGAAATGGCCCGCATGATCGGAGCCTTTGTCGGCGGTCAGGGGGCGGAAGCGCAACGTCTGCACCTGATGTTGGCCCCGCTATTCCGCGATCTCTTCAGCTGGCCGAACCCGATTCCGGTCAAATGGCTTTTAAACCATATCGGGGTACCGGTCGGCCCCGTCCGTTTACCGCTGGTATTCCCGGAAGATCAAACGGCGTTAAACCGGCTGGCGGACGAATTTGAAAGCATCCGGGCTTCCCGCAGCTCTGCCGCGTTTCTTTCATAA